Proteins from a genomic interval of Irregularibacter muris:
- a CDS encoding PTS transporter subunit IIC, with amino-acid sequence MEEKTMPTPTDKKESFLKRKNIEISVQRYLIDAMSFMALGLFASLLIGTILNTIGDKLHIPFLTETIWPLARDMSGAAIGVAIAHGLQAPPLVMFSAVIIGAAGNALGGPVGAFIATIIGTEFGKMVSKETKLDIIVTPAVTIIVGVLVGSVVGPVVGSFMTGLGSLIMYATTLQPFLMGILVSVIVGMALTLPISSAAICMMLSLGGIAAGAATAGCSAQMVGFAVMSYRENGWGGVAAVGLGTSMLHVPNIVKNWKVWIPPTLVAAITGPLATLIFKMEGTPMGAGMGTSGFVGQFGTINAMEAVGKGGSSMYIGILLLHIIIPIVLTPIITNFMRKKNWIKDGDLKLNM; translated from the coding sequence ATGGAGGAGAAAACTATGCCGACACCCACAGACAAAAAAGAAAGCTTTTTAAAGAGAAAGAACATTGAGATTTCTGTACAAAGATATTTAATTGACGCCATGAGTTTTATGGCACTAGGACTTTTTGCATCTTTATTAATTGGTACCATTCTAAATACCATAGGAGACAAGCTGCATATTCCTTTTCTTACTGAGACCATCTGGCCTCTAGCTAGGGATATGTCAGGGGCTGCCATAGGGGTAGCTATAGCCCACGGTTTGCAGGCTCCACCTTTGGTTATGTTTTCAGCAGTTATTATAGGAGCTGCAGGTAATGCCTTGGGAGGACCAGTAGGGGCCTTTATCGCCACAATCATTGGAACAGAATTTGGTAAGATGGTTTCTAAAGAAACTAAGTTAGACATTATTGTTACTCCAGCAGTCACCATTATTGTAGGTGTTTTAGTGGGTTCTGTTGTAGGACCTGTAGTAGGATCATTTATGACTGGTTTAGGATCGCTTATTATGTACGCGACTACCTTACAACCATTTTTAATGGGAATTTTAGTATCTGTTATCGTAGGAATGGCTTTAACTTTACCTATTAGTAGTGCAGCTATCTGTATGATGTTAAGTCTTGGAGGCATAGCGGCAGGTGCAGCCACTGCAGGATGTAGTGCCCAAATGGTAGGATTTGCTGTGATGAGCTATAGAGAAAATGGCTGGGGAGGAGTTGCAGCTGTAGGTTTAGGAACATCCATGCTTCATGTACCTAATATCGTAAAAAACTGGAAGGTATGGATACCTCCAACATTAGTCGCGGCAATTACAGGACCTTTAGCTACCTTAATTTTTAAAATGGAGGGTACACCCATGGGAGCAGGTATGGGTACCAGTGGATTTGTAGGCCAGTTTGGAACCATTAATGCTATGGAAGCAGTAGGTAAGGGTGGATCATCAATGTATATTGGAATACTTCTATTACACATTATTATTCCAATAGTTTTAACCCCTATTATTACGAACTTTATGAGAAAGAAAAACTGGATAAAAGACGGAGACTTAAAATTAAATATGTAA
- a CDS encoding xanthine dehydrogenase family protein molybdopterin-binding subunit translates to MKKRGTGIGCMWYGIGNTGLPNPAAAFVEVHGDGSVTALVGCADIGQGSSTVMAQIVAETLGVDYEDVHVIAADTGVTPEGGATSASRQTYISGNACHLAAKMAKETLVKVAAEVLGVSPEEVDLKNKKAIVIQDTDQFLSYGELMGEMKKRGLIALGSGSFNPDTTSLDPVTMQGIPYACYAFATHVVEVEVDTLTGEVHVLKVVAAHDVGKAINKKMVEGQIEGGYSMGAGLALLEKVEVEKGRITNPDFSKYLVYTMADIPEIYPIIVEDPTSTGPFGAKGVGEPALIPVAPAILNAIYDAIGVRFTEVPVTPEAIIEALNKK, encoded by the coding sequence ATGAAAAAAAGAGGAACGGGAATAGGATGTATGTGGTATGGAATAGGCAATACCGGTTTGCCTAATCCAGCAGCTGCCTTTGTAGAGGTCCATGGAGATGGATCAGTTACGGCCCTAGTAGGATGTGCGGATATTGGACAGGGCTCCTCTACCGTCATGGCACAAATTGTTGCAGAAACCTTAGGGGTTGATTATGAGGATGTTCATGTTATTGCTGCAGATACGGGAGTTACCCCAGAGGGAGGGGCAACTTCTGCTAGTAGACAAACTTATATTTCAGGAAATGCCTGTCATTTAGCCGCCAAAATGGCAAAGGAAACCTTAGTTAAAGTAGCGGCGGAAGTATTGGGAGTTAGCCCTGAAGAGGTAGATTTGAAAAATAAGAAAGCGATTGTAATACAGGATACAGATCAGTTTCTATCCTATGGTGAACTCATGGGAGAAATGAAGAAAAGAGGACTCATTGCTTTAGGAAGCGGTTCCTTTAATCCAGACACTACATCCCTAGATCCCGTTACTATGCAGGGAATTCCCTATGCTTGTTATGCTTTTGCTACTCATGTTGTAGAAGTGGAAGTTGATACACTGACAGGAGAAGTCCATGTGTTAAAGGTGGTAGCAGCCCATGATGTGGGGAAAGCTATCAATAAAAAAATGGTAGAGGGACAAATAGAAGGTGGATATTCCATGGGAGCAGGTTTAGCCCTTTTAGAAAAGGTAGAAGTAGAAAAAGGGAGAATAACAAACCCTGATTTTTCAAAATATCTAGTCTATACTATGGCAGATATCCCAGAGATTTATCCTATTATTGTAGAAGATCCTACCTCTACAGGTCCTTTTGGAGCAAAGGGAGTAGGAGAACCAGCTTTAATACCAGTAGCACCTGCGATTTTAAATGCTATTTATGATGCTATAGGGGTTAGATTTACAGAAGTACCTGTAACTCCTGAAGCCATCATAGAAGCTTTAAATAAAAAATAA